One window from the genome of Lysobacter helvus encodes:
- a CDS encoding RseA family anti-sigma factor encodes MTTTSHPTSDREALSALFDGELAGDAARFALKRLDHDQDWRDSCERWQVVGDVLRGAANPRMPSTFAARVHDALRASAPAPVAKPASTRRWGTVALAASAAMVAFFLARLPHTADAPASAPTVASSAGNTAPARDMAATQPAARTPKVPTAPDQAGDPSAVQLVGASVALASATRQASQRRAPQRAQRNAAPPATVRSPVTADVVGADVVGADVVDIAVADVRPATPPNVLTTATPFDANAARPWPRAVLPQYSGSAALSADYVQAPSFYPFVPRVPADTAAPAANEDIAPQSP; translated from the coding sequence ATGACCACGACCAGCCACCCGACCTCCGATCGCGAAGCGCTGAGCGCGTTGTTCGACGGCGAACTCGCCGGCGACGCGGCCCGTTTCGCCCTCAAGCGCCTCGACCACGACCAGGACTGGCGCGACAGCTGCGAGCGCTGGCAGGTCGTCGGCGATGTGCTGCGCGGCGCAGCCAATCCGCGCATGCCGTCCACGTTCGCCGCACGCGTGCACGATGCGTTGCGCGCCTCGGCCCCCGCACCCGTTGCCAAGCCCGCTTCCACGCGTCGCTGGGGCACGGTGGCGCTCGCTGCGTCCGCGGCGATGGTCGCGTTCTTCCTCGCGCGCTTGCCGCACACCGCGGATGCCCCTGCATCGGCGCCCACCGTCGCCTCTTCCGCGGGCAACACCGCGCCCGCGCGCGACATGGCCGCAACGCAGCCCGCCGCGCGCACGCCGAAGGTGCCCACGGCACCGGACCAGGCGGGCGATCCGTCCGCCGTGCAGCTCGTCGGCGCCAGCGTGGCGCTCGCTTCCGCCACGCGCCAGGCCAGCCAGCGCCGCGCACCGCAACGTGCGCAGCGCAATGCCGCGCCGCCTGCGACGGTGCGTTCGCCGGTCACCGCCGATGTCGTCGGTGCGGATGTCGTCGGTGCGGACGTCGTCGACATCGCCGTGGCCGATGTGCGCCCCGCAACGCCGCCCAACGTATTGACCACCGCGACGCCGTTCGATGCCAACGCCGCGCGCCCGTGGCCGCGTGCCGTGTTGCCGCAATACAGCGGCAGCGCCGCGCTGTCGGCGGACTACGTGCAGGCGCCGTCCTTCTATCCCTTCGTCCCGCGCGTGCCCGCGGACACCGCAGCGCCTGCCGCGAACGAAGACATCGCACCGCAATCGCCCTGA
- the rpoE gene encoding RNA polymerase sigma factor RpoE, whose translation MATDNETQELDQALVARVQRGDSLAFDLLVRKYQHRIAALISRYIKDWSEVQDVAQETFIRAYRAIGNFRGDAQFYTWLHRIAVNTAKNHLVANNRRPPTDDIDVSDAEHFDSGIRLRDNDTPERELMRQEIETAVMRVVDKLPAELREAITLREVEGLSYEEIAERMQCPIGTVRSRIFRARDAIDEALRPLLDTEPKRERASR comes from the coding sequence ATGGCCACCGACAACGAAACACAGGAACTCGACCAGGCGCTCGTGGCCCGGGTGCAGCGCGGCGACAGCCTCGCCTTCGACCTGCTGGTGCGCAAATACCAGCACCGGATCGCGGCGCTGATCTCGCGTTACATCAAGGACTGGAGCGAAGTGCAGGACGTCGCGCAGGAAACCTTCATCCGCGCCTATCGCGCGATCGGGAACTTCCGCGGCGACGCCCAGTTCTACACGTGGCTCCACCGGATCGCAGTGAACACCGCAAAGAACCACCTTGTCGCCAACAACCGCCGCCCGCCGACCGACGACATCGACGTCTCCGACGCCGAACACTTCGATTCCGGGATCCGCCTCCGCGACAACGACACCCCGGAACGCGAACTGATGCGCCAGGAAATCGAAACCGCCGTGATGCGCGTGGTCGACAAGCTTCCCGCCGAACTGCGCGAAGCGATCACGCTGCGCGAGGTGGAAGGCCTGAGTTACGAAGAGATCGCCGAGCGGATGCAATGCCCCATCGGCACGGTGCGTTCCCGCATCTTCCGTGCGCGCGATGCGATCGACGAAGCCCTGCGCCCCTTGCTCGACACCGAACCGAAACGCGAGCGTGCCTCCCGATGA
- a CDS encoding DegQ family serine endoprotease — protein sequence MRAALRPVFRNALLVAATATATTAVLVATDVMPNANAQTTAPATPAPQMVSGLPDFTNLVDQVGPAVVNVEADINGGAKDQPATDDDEDMPEFFRRFFGPGMPMPQMPPGGRGQGVSMGTGFLISPDGYVLTNHHVVDGADEVKVRLSDRREFTAKVVGSDEQSDVALLKIAATNLPSLRIGDSRALRPGQWVVAIGSPFGLDHSVTAGIVSAVGRSNPYANQQYVPFIQTDVAINRGNSGGPLLDTRGQVVGINSQIFSNSGGYMGVSFAIPIDVAMNAVDQLKRSGRVSRGLLGIGLEGIDNDQARALGLPDTRGALVREVQPGGGAAKAGVQRLDVIRAFNGTPIEDASSLPPLVGALPPGAKTTLTIMRDGKSRDVTVVLGELDAGPRTIPTSATPAPTHDNPLGIVGEDLDQAQRRQLGLDAGEGVAIARIEGLAARRAGLQPGDVILAVGRNSVGTRAALDRELRALKAGDTAMLLVQRGGSSRYVAVTPRPASTPSEQ from the coding sequence ATGCGCGCCGCACTCCGTCCTGTCTTCCGCAATGCCCTGCTGGTGGCCGCGACGGCCACCGCGACCACCGCGGTGCTCGTCGCCACCGACGTGATGCCGAACGCGAACGCGCAGACCACCGCGCCCGCCACGCCCGCGCCGCAGATGGTCTCGGGCCTGCCCGATTTCACGAACCTCGTCGACCAGGTCGGTCCGGCGGTCGTCAACGTCGAAGCCGACATCAACGGCGGAGCGAAGGACCAGCCGGCGACGGACGACGACGAAGACATGCCCGAATTCTTCCGGCGCTTCTTCGGCCCCGGCATGCCGATGCCGCAGATGCCGCCCGGCGGACGCGGGCAGGGCGTGTCGATGGGCACCGGCTTCCTGATCTCGCCCGACGGTTACGTGCTCACCAACCACCACGTGGTCGACGGCGCGGATGAAGTGAAGGTGCGCCTGTCGGATCGTCGCGAATTCACCGCGAAGGTCGTCGGCAGCGACGAACAATCCGACGTCGCGCTGCTCAAGATCGCCGCCACCAATCTCCCGTCGCTGCGCATCGGCGATTCGCGCGCGCTGCGCCCGGGGCAGTGGGTGGTCGCGATCGGGTCGCCGTTCGGGCTCGATCATTCCGTCACCGCCGGCATCGTGAGCGCGGTGGGCCGTTCCAATCCGTACGCCAACCAGCAATACGTGCCTTTCATCCAGACCGACGTCGCGATCAACCGCGGCAACTCCGGTGGCCCGCTGCTCGACACGCGCGGCCAGGTGGTCGGCATCAACTCGCAGATCTTCAGCAATTCCGGCGGCTACATGGGCGTGAGCTTCGCGATCCCGATCGACGTGGCGATGAACGCCGTCGACCAGCTCAAGCGCAGCGGCCGCGTCAGCCGTGGCCTGCTCGGCATCGGCCTGGAGGGCATCGACAACGACCAGGCCCGCGCACTCGGCCTGCCCGACACGCGCGGCGCGCTCGTGCGCGAAGTGCAACCGGGCGGCGGCGCCGCGAAGGCCGGCGTGCAGCGCCTCGACGTGATCCGCGCATTCAACGGCACGCCGATCGAAGACGCCTCGTCGCTGCCGCCGCTGGTGGGCGCGCTGCCCCCGGGTGCGAAGACCACGCTGACGATCATGCGCGACGGCAAGTCGCGCGACGTGACCGTGGTGCTGGGCGAACTGGATGCCGGCCCGCGCACCATCCCCACGTCCGCCACGCCGGCGCCCACGCACGACAACCCGCTCGGCATCGTCGGCGAAGACCTCGACCAGGCGCAGCGTCGCCAGCTCGGGCTGGACGCGGGCGAGGGCGTGGCGATCGCGCGCATCGAAGGCCTCGCCGCGCGTCGCGCCGGCCTGCAGCCCGGCGACGTGATCCTCGCGGTGGGCCGCAATTCCGTCGGCACCCGCGCCGCGCTCGACCGCGAACTGCGCGCGCTGAAGGCCGGCGACACGGCGATGCTGCTCGTGCAGCGCGGCGGCAGCAGCCGCTATGTCGCCGTCACCCCGCGTCCCGCCAGCACGCCCAGCGAGCAATAA
- the lepA gene encoding translation elongation factor 4, with the protein MQLIRNFSIIAHVDHGKSTLADRIIQLCGGLEAREMEAQVLDSNPIERERGITIKAQSVSLPYTARDGVTYQLNFIDTPGHVDFSYEVSRSLAACEGALLVVDAAQGVEAQSVANCYTAVEQGLEVVPVLNKIDLPTADIDRVKKEIEAVIGIDAEDAVAISAKTGLNVVDVLEAIVKRIPPPVPRDTDKLQALIIDSWFDNYLGVVSLVRVMQGEIVPGAKMLVMSTGRTHQVEGVGVFTPKRKPLKKLGAGEVGWITASIKDVHGAPVGDTLTLANDPAAKPLPGFQEMQPRVFAGLFPVDAEDYPALREALEKLRLNDAALRFEPESSEAMGFGFRCGFLGMLHLEIVQERLEREYNLNLITTAPTVIYEVLKTDGTVMPLDNPAKLPPVNHIEEIREPIIRANVLTPPDYVGNVITLCEEKRGSQVGITYMGSQVQISYELPMAEVVLDFFDRLKSVSRGYASLDYHFVRFQAGPFVRVDTLINGDKVDALSIITHRAHADRRGRDLTEKMRELIPRQMFDVAIQAAVGSQIISRSTVKALRKNVLAKCYGGDASRKKKLLEKQKEGKKRMKQVGRVEIPQEAFLAVLQVDNK; encoded by the coding sequence ATGCAGCTCATTCGCAACTTCTCGATCATCGCCCACGTCGACCACGGCAAGTCGACGCTGGCCGACCGCATCATCCAACTCTGTGGCGGCCTGGAGGCGCGCGAGATGGAGGCGCAGGTGCTCGACTCCAATCCGATCGAGCGCGAGCGCGGCATCACCATCAAGGCCCAGTCCGTGTCGCTGCCGTACACCGCGCGCGACGGCGTGACCTACCAGTTGAACTTCATCGACACGCCCGGCCACGTGGACTTCAGCTACGAAGTCTCGCGTTCGCTCGCCGCGTGCGAAGGCGCGCTGCTCGTCGTCGACGCCGCGCAGGGCGTCGAGGCCCAGTCGGTCGCCAACTGCTACACCGCGGTCGAGCAGGGCCTGGAAGTCGTCCCGGTCCTCAACAAGATCGACCTGCCCACCGCCGACATCGACCGCGTCAAGAAGGAAATCGAAGCCGTCATCGGCATCGACGCCGAAGACGCGGTGGCCATCAGCGCCAAGACCGGCCTCAACGTCGTCGACGTGCTCGAAGCCATCGTCAAGCGCATCCCGCCGCCGGTGCCGCGCGACACCGACAAGCTGCAGGCGCTGATCATCGATTCGTGGTTCGACAACTACCTCGGCGTCGTCAGCCTCGTGCGCGTGATGCAGGGCGAGATCGTGCCCGGCGCGAAGATGCTGGTGATGTCCACCGGCCGCACGCACCAGGTCGAAGGCGTCGGCGTGTTCACCCCGAAGCGCAAGCCGCTGAAGAAACTCGGCGCGGGCGAAGTGGGCTGGATCACCGCCTCGATCAAGGACGTGCACGGCGCGCCGGTCGGCGACACGCTCACGCTCGCCAACGATCCGGCCGCCAAGCCGCTGCCCGGCTTCCAGGAAATGCAGCCGCGCGTGTTCGCGGGCCTGTTCCCCGTGGATGCCGAGGACTACCCCGCGCTGCGCGAAGCGCTGGAAAAACTGCGCCTCAACGACGCCGCCCTGCGCTTCGAACCCGAAAGCTCCGAGGCCATGGGCTTCGGTTTCCGCTGCGGCTTCCTCGGCATGCTGCACCTGGAGATCGTGCAGGAGCGCCTGGAGCGCGAATACAACCTCAACCTGATCACCACCGCGCCCACGGTGATCTACGAAGTGCTCAAGACCGACGGCACCGTGATGCCGCTGGACAACCCGGCCAAGCTCCCGCCGGTGAACCACATCGAGGAGATCCGCGAACCGATCATCCGCGCCAACGTGCTCACGCCGCCGGACTACGTCGGCAACGTGATCACCCTGTGCGAGGAAAAGCGCGGCTCGCAGGTCGGCATCACGTACATGGGCAGCCAGGTGCAGATCAGCTACGAGCTGCCGATGGCCGAAGTGGTGCTCGACTTCTTCGACCGCCTCAAGTCGGTCTCGCGCGGCTATGCCTCGCTGGACTACCACTTCGTGCGGTTCCAGGCTGGCCCGTTCGTGCGCGTGGATACGTTGATCAACGGCGACAAGGTGGATGCGCTGTCCATCATCACCCACCGTGCGCACGCCGATCGCCGGGGACGCGACCTGACCGAGAAGATGCGCGAGCTGATCCCGCGGCAGATGTTCGACGTGGCGATCCAGGCCGCGGTCGGCTCGCAGATCATTTCGCGCAGCACGGTCAAGGCGCTGCGCAAGAACGTGCTGGCCAAGTGCTACGGCGGCGATGCCTCCCGCAAGAAGAAGCTCCTCGAGAAGCAGAAAGAGGGCAAGAAGCGGATGAAGCAGGTCGGACGCGTGGAAATCCCCCAGGAGGCGTTCCTCGCCGTCCTGCAGGTCGACAACAAGTAA
- the lepB gene encoding signal peptidase I: MAWFEKVLVGLTLLTGLIWLVDRLFFAKRRAERAGLLDEKEPILVDYSRAFFPVLALVLGLRSFVAEPFKIPSSSMMPTLLIGDFILVNKFAYGLRLPINNHKFLAIGEPKRGDVVVFRPPHHPDQDWIKRVIGLPGDTVAYRANTVYVNGVPMRYAKIGNYVGKGQGADMTGADLLQEQLPGRPHDVLEREDSAYFTQQGEGEWTVPPGQYFVMGDNRDNSEDSRFWEVHFLPEENLRGKAFLIWLNWDWSAGGVDFSRMGSSIP, from the coding sequence ATTGCGTGGTTCGAGAAGGTCCTGGTGGGGCTGACCCTGCTCACCGGCCTCATCTGGTTGGTGGACCGCCTGTTCTTCGCCAAGCGCCGCGCCGAGCGCGCCGGCCTGCTGGACGAGAAGGAACCCATCCTCGTCGACTATTCGCGTGCGTTCTTCCCGGTCCTGGCCCTGGTGCTGGGGTTGCGCAGCTTCGTCGCCGAGCCGTTCAAGATCCCGTCCAGCTCGATGATGCCCACGCTGCTGATCGGCGACTTCATCCTGGTCAACAAGTTCGCCTACGGCCTGCGGCTGCCGATCAACAACCACAAGTTCCTCGCCATCGGCGAACCCAAGCGGGGCGACGTGGTGGTCTTCCGCCCGCCGCACCATCCCGACCAGGACTGGATCAAGCGCGTCATCGGCCTGCCCGGCGACACGGTGGCCTACCGGGCCAACACCGTGTACGTGAACGGTGTCCCGATGCGCTACGCGAAGATCGGCAACTATGTCGGCAAGGGCCAGGGCGCGGACATGACCGGGGCCGACCTGTTGCAGGAACAGCTGCCGGGTCGCCCGCACGACGTCCTCGAACGCGAGGATTCGGCGTACTTCACCCAGCAGGGCGAGGGGGAGTGGACGGTGCCGCCGGGGCAGTATTTCGTCATGGGCGACAATCGTGATAATTCTGAGGACAGTCGCTTCTGGGAAGTGCACTTCCTGCCGGAGGAAAACCTCCGCGGCAAGGCCTTCCTGATCTGGTTGAACTGGGACTGGAGCGCGGGCGGGGTGGATTTCTCGAGGATGGGGTCGAGCATCCCGTAA
- a CDS encoding DUF4845 domain-containing protein — protein MKRTQRGITLLGFIAILAVAGIFIYVGMKVIPMYTEYYAVKKSMQGLALEPGINNAGTDKIRNLFFRRLYVNYSENVKAENVKIERMGGGWKMTVKYEVRRPLISNLDVVGNFENVQELTHGGPSD, from the coding sequence ATGAAGCGCACGCAACGCGGCATCACGCTGTTGGGGTTCATCGCCATCCTCGCGGTGGCGGGCATTTTCATCTACGTCGGGATGAAGGTGATCCCGATGTACACCGAGTACTACGCCGTCAAGAAGTCCATGCAGGGCCTGGCCCTGGAGCCCGGCATCAACAACGCCGGGACCGACAAGATTCGCAACCTGTTCTTCCGCCGCCTCTACGTGAACTACTCGGAGAACGTGAAGGCGGAGAACGTCAAGATCGAGCGCATGGGCGGCGGCTGGAAGATGACGGTGAAGTACGAAGTGCGCCGTCCGCTGATCTCCAACCTCGACGTCGTCGGCAACTTCGAGAACGTGCAGGAACTCACCCACGGTGGCCCGTCCGACTGA
- the recO gene encoding DNA repair protein RecO codes for MRIVDEPAYVLHTRAWRETSLLVEVLSQNHGRMGLVARGVGGPKRHVLRAALQPLQYVRLDCVLRGELAQLRQAEALDAAPLLQGDAALAAFYVNELVLRLAPRGDPHSEIFATYGQVRAGLGSDAPVAWTLRLFERDLLEALGFGLALDVDVDGVPIDPAARYRLDPEQGPRRVRHDRGQGDRDTAATGSALLALASDVQPGPEDLASLRRALRDVLAHHLGPRGLKSWDMLAELGRLSRPRNP; via the coding sequence ATGCGCATCGTCGACGAACCCGCCTACGTCCTGCACACGCGCGCCTGGCGCGAGACCAGCCTGCTCGTCGAAGTGCTGTCGCAGAACCACGGCCGCATGGGGCTGGTCGCGCGCGGCGTCGGCGGGCCGAAGCGCCACGTGCTGCGCGCCGCGTTGCAACCGTTGCAATACGTCCGCCTGGATTGCGTGCTGCGCGGCGAACTCGCGCAACTGCGCCAGGCAGAAGCGCTCGACGCCGCACCGCTGCTGCAGGGCGACGCCGCGCTCGCCGCGTTCTACGTCAACGAACTCGTGCTGCGCCTGGCGCCGCGCGGCGATCCGCATTCGGAGATCTTCGCGACCTACGGCCAGGTGCGCGCAGGCCTGGGCTCGGACGCACCGGTCGCGTGGACGCTGCGCCTGTTCGAACGCGACCTGCTCGAAGCCCTGGGCTTCGGCCTCGCGCTGGATGTCGATGTCGACGGCGTACCGATCGATCCCGCCGCGCGCTATCGCCTCGATCCCGAACAAGGCCCGCGCCGCGTCCGACACGACCGCGGGCAGGGCGACCGCGACACCGCCGCCACCGGATCGGCCTTGCTCGCGCTGGCGTCCGACGTCCAGCCCGGCCCGGAAGACCTCGCCAGCCTGCGCCGCGCCCTGCGCGACGTGCTGGCCCACCACCTCGGGCCGCGCGGGCTGAAGTCGTGGGACATGCTGGCCGAACTCGGGCGCTTGTCGCGCCCGCGAAATCCCTGA
- a CDS encoding 3-hydroxyacyl-CoA dehydrogenase NAD-binding domain-containing protein, with the protein MLAGLDGLRFQHWRVESAADGVLVLSFDRAGQGVNTLSQDVLFELDALLERLALDPPKGLVIRSAKVAGFIAGADIKEFQAFDEKGTVGDAIRRGQQVFQRLAELRCPTVAAIHGHCMGGGTEIALACRYRVATNDPSTRIGLPEVKLGIYPGWGGSVRLPRLVGAPAAFDMMLTGRTLSASAARAMGLVDKVVEPAMLTDAAVELARRGTTRPFKQRALAWLTNTWPARQILAPMLAKQVARKARREHYPAPYTLIETWRRSGGGIQSLLGAERKSVVKLASTPTARNLIRVYFLQERLKGLGGKDHGIVCVHVVGAGVMGGDIAAWSAYKGFEVTLADREQRFIDRALQRAQDMFAKRIKDAARRPAVAARLRGDLHGDGVQTADLVIEAIIEQPEAKRALYAEVEPRLKPDALLTTNTSSIPLTELRGHIAHPERFAGLHYFNPVALMPLVEIIHHDTMAEETGKRLAAFCRAIDKLPVPVAGTPGFLVNRVLFPYMLEAMAAYAEGIPGPEIDKAAVKFGMPMGPIELVDTVGLDVAAGVGHELAPFLGLSIPPGLENKLASGKRGKKDGQGFYAWEEGKPRKPELPKDYKAPDDLEDRLILPLLNEAVAALHDGVVADADLLDAGVIFGTGFAPFRGGPIAYIRATGADVLLAKLKALQAVHGDRFAPRPGWDSPQLR; encoded by the coding sequence ATGCTCGCTGGACTCGATGGTCTGCGCTTCCAGCACTGGCGCGTCGAAAGCGCGGCCGACGGCGTGCTGGTGCTGAGCTTCGACCGCGCCGGACAGGGCGTGAACACGCTGTCGCAGGACGTGCTGTTCGAACTGGACGCGCTGCTGGAACGGCTGGCGCTGGATCCGCCGAAGGGCCTGGTGATCCGCTCGGCCAAGGTCGCCGGCTTCATCGCGGGCGCCGACATCAAGGAATTCCAGGCCTTCGACGAGAAGGGCACGGTCGGCGACGCGATCCGTCGCGGGCAGCAGGTGTTCCAGCGGCTGGCCGAACTGCGCTGCCCCACGGTCGCCGCGATCCACGGCCACTGCATGGGCGGCGGCACCGAGATCGCGCTGGCCTGTCGCTATCGCGTCGCCACCAATGATCCCTCCACGCGCATCGGCCTGCCCGAAGTGAAACTCGGCATCTACCCGGGTTGGGGCGGCAGCGTGCGCCTGCCGCGGCTGGTGGGTGCACCGGCGGCGTTCGACATGATGCTGACCGGCCGCACGTTGTCGGCTTCCGCGGCGCGCGCGATGGGCCTGGTCGACAAGGTGGTCGAACCGGCGATGCTCACCGACGCGGCCGTCGAACTCGCGCGCCGCGGCACGACGCGTCCGTTCAAGCAACGCGCGCTTGCATGGCTCACCAACACGTGGCCCGCGCGACAGATCCTCGCGCCGATGCTGGCCAAGCAGGTTGCGCGCAAGGCGCGTCGCGAACACTACCCCGCGCCTTACACGCTCATCGAAACCTGGCGGCGCAGCGGCGGCGGCATCCAGTCGCTGCTCGGCGCCGAACGCAAGTCCGTCGTCAAGCTCGCGTCCACGCCTACCGCGCGCAATTTGATCCGCGTGTACTTCCTGCAGGAACGCCTGAAGGGCCTGGGCGGCAAGGACCACGGCATCGTGTGCGTGCACGTCGTCGGCGCCGGCGTGATGGGCGGCGACATCGCGGCGTGGTCGGCCTACAAGGGCTTCGAGGTCACGCTGGCCGATCGCGAACAGCGTTTCATCGACCGGGCGTTGCAGCGCGCGCAGGACATGTTCGCCAAGCGCATCAAGGACGCCGCGCGACGTCCCGCGGTCGCGGCGCGCCTGCGCGGCGACCTGCACGGCGATGGCGTGCAGACCGCGGACCTGGTGATCGAAGCGATCATCGAGCAACCCGAGGCCAAGCGCGCGCTCTACGCCGAAGTGGAACCGCGCCTCAAGCCCGACGCGCTGCTCACCACCAACACCTCGTCGATTCCGTTGACCGAACTGCGCGGCCACATCGCGCACCCGGAACGGTTCGCCGGCCTGCATTACTTCAACCCGGTCGCGCTGATGCCGCTGGTGGAAATCATCCACCACGACACGATGGCCGAAGAGACCGGCAAGCGCCTGGCCGCGTTCTGCCGCGCGATCGACAAGCTGCCGGTGCCGGTGGCGGGCACGCCGGGGTTCCTGGTCAACCGCGTGCTGTTCCCCTACATGCTCGAAGCGATGGCCGCGTACGCCGAAGGCATCCCGGGGCCGGAGATCGACAAGGCCGCCGTGAAGTTCGGCATGCCGATGGGGCCGATCGAACTCGTCGATACCGTCGGCCTGGATGTCGCCGCGGGCGTGGGCCACGAACTCGCGCCGTTCCTCGGTCTGTCGATCCCGCCGGGCCTGGAGAACAAGCTCGCGTCGGGCAAGCGCGGCAAGAAGGACGGCCAGGGCTTCTACGCGTGGGAAGAAGGCAAGCCGCGCAAGCCGGAACTGCCGAAGGACTACAAGGCGCCCGACGACCTCGAGGATCGCCTGATCCTGCCGTTGCTCAACGAAGCCGTCGCCGCGCTGCACGACGGCGTGGTGGCGGATGCGGACCTGCTGGATGCGGGCGTGATCTTCGGCACAGGGTTCGCGCCGTTCCGCGGCGGCCCGATCGCCTACATCCGCGCGACGGGCGCCGACGTGCTGCTGGCGAAGTTGAAAGCGTTGCAGGCCGTGCACGGCGATCGATTCGCGCCGCGCCCCGGTTGGGATTCACCGCAACTGCGCTGA
- the rnc gene encoding ribonuclease III yields MARPTDGAPRLPGVEFTDPGLLVQALTHRSAASIHNERLEFLGDALVNLIVAEALYAHWPKADEGTLTRARAELVRESSLAAIARHMQLGEKLILGPGEMKSGGHRRDSILADALEAIIGAIHLDAGFEACRAAVLPWFEAAIAALPPPNKLGKDGKTRLQEWVQARQKPLPVYRLLAESGDEHAKQFSVACTLADPPMECVGEGHSRRAAEQVAAERILATLDPN; encoded by the coding sequence GTGGCCCGTCCGACTGACGGGGCGCCGCGGCTGCCCGGGGTCGAATTCACCGACCCCGGCTTGCTCGTCCAGGCGCTCACCCACCGCAGCGCCGCGTCCATCCACAACGAGCGGCTGGAATTCCTCGGCGACGCGCTCGTCAACCTGATCGTCGCCGAAGCCCTCTACGCGCACTGGCCGAAGGCCGACGAAGGCACGCTTACCCGCGCCCGCGCCGAACTCGTGCGCGAGTCCTCGCTGGCCGCCATCGCGCGGCACATGCAGCTGGGCGAAAAGCTGATCCTGGGCCCCGGCGAGATGAAGTCCGGCGGCCATCGCCGCGACTCGATCCTGGCCGACGCGCTGGAAGCGATCATCGGCGCCATCCACCTGGATGCCGGCTTCGAAGCGTGCCGCGCCGCCGTCCTGCCCTGGTTCGAAGCGGCCATCGCCGCGCTGCCGCCGCCCAACAAGCTCGGCAAGGACGGCAAGACGCGCCTGCAGGAATGGGTGCAGGCGCGCCAGAAGCCGCTGCCGGTCTACCGCCTGCTGGCCGAATCCGGCGACGAACACGCCAAGCAGTTCAGCGTGGCCTGCACGCTGGCCGATCCGCCGATGGAGTGCGTGGGCGAGGGACATTCGCGCCGCGCCGCCGAGCAGGTCGCCGCGGAACGCATCCTCGCCACGCTCGATCCCAACTGA
- the era gene encoding GTPase Era — MTDLPSHRAGHVAVIGRPNVGKSTLVNALVGFKISITSNRPQTTRHRLLGIASFPHGQLLLVDTPGLHREQKKAMNRMMNRAARGALEGVDAALLVIEAGRWDDEDTLAYEALKEAGVPVVLAVNQVDRIKDKGKLLPFLAEVAKDREFAAVHPISALKRKGLEDLVDSLLPLVPEQAALYGEDEITDKSQRFLAGELVREQLMRQLGAELPYATTVEIEQFAVDGKLLRIGAVIWVERDGQKAIVIGKGGERLREIGTRARGQMERLFDSKVFLETWVRVREGWSNDEAALRTLGYHD; from the coding sequence ATGACAGACCTCCCCTCCCACCGCGCCGGCCACGTCGCCGTGATCGGCCGCCCGAACGTGGGCAAGTCGACGCTCGTCAACGCCCTCGTCGGCTTCAAGATCAGCATCACCTCCAACCGTCCGCAGACCACGCGCCACCGGCTGCTCGGCATCGCCTCGTTCCCGCACGGCCAGTTGCTGCTGGTCGACACGCCCGGCCTGCACCGCGAGCAGAAGAAGGCGATGAACCGGATGATGAACCGCGCCGCCCGCGGCGCGCTGGAAGGCGTGGACGCCGCGCTGCTGGTGATCGAAGCCGGCCGCTGGGACGACGAAGACACGCTCGCCTACGAAGCGCTGAAGGAGGCCGGCGTGCCGGTGGTGCTGGCGGTCAACCAGGTCGATCGCATCAAGGACAAGGGCAAGCTGCTGCCGTTCCTCGCCGAGGTGGCGAAGGATCGCGAGTTCGCGGCCGTGCATCCGATCTCCGCGCTCAAGCGCAAGGGGCTCGAAGACCTCGTCGACAGCCTGCTGCCGCTCGTGCCGGAGCAAGCCGCGCTGTACGGCGAAGACGAAATCACCGACAAGAGCCAGCGCTTCCTCGCCGGCGAACTGGTGCGCGAACAACTGATGCGCCAGCTCGGCGCGGAACTGCCGTACGCCACCACCGTGGAGATCGAACAGTTCGCCGTCGACGGCAAGCTGCTGCGCATCGGCGCGGTGATCTGGGTGGAACGCGACGGGCAGAAGGCCATCGTGATCGGCAAGGGCGGCGAACGCCTGCGCGAGATCGGCACGCGCGCGCGCGGGCAGATGGAACGCCTGTTCGACAGCAAGGTGTTCCTGGAAACCTGGGTGCGCGTGCGCGAAGGCTGGTCGAACGACGAGGCCGCACTGCGCACGCTCGGCTACCACGACTGA